The genomic segment gattccacatataagtggtatcatataatatttgtctttctctgactctggACGAGTGTTTCTCACGGTGGCTGCCCTAACCCCATCTCCCCTCTTCTGGAGCGCAGGTCAGTCCATCGTGGGCTGTAAGGCCATCCTCATCGACGACCAGGTCTTTGTGGTGGTGGCCCAGCTCTTCGGCGGCTCCCACATTTACAGATACGACGAGAGCTGGACCAAGTTTGTCAAATTCCAGGACATAGAAGTCTCTCGCATTTCCAAGCCCAACGACATCGAGCTGTTTCAGATCGAGGACGAGACGTTCTTTGTCATCGCAGACAGCTCCAAAGCCGGTCTGTCGACCGTGTATAAATGGAACAGCAAAGGATTCTACTCGTACCAGTCTCTGCACGAGTGGTTCAGGGACACGGATGCCGAGTTTGTTGAAATAGACGGCAAATCACACCTGATCCTCTCCAGCCGCTCCCAGGTCCCCATCATCCTCCAGTGGAATAAAAGCTCTAAGAAGTTTGTCCCCCACAGCGACATCCCCAACATGGAAGATGTGCTGGCCGTGAAGAGCTTCAGGATGCAGAACGCCCTCTACCTTTCCCTCACCCGCTTCATCGGGGACTCGAGGGTCATGAGGTGGAATAGTAAGCAGTTTGTGGAGGTCCAGGCTCTCCCATCCCGGGGGGCCATGACCCTGCAgcccttttcttttaaagagaatcACTACCTGGCCCTGGGGAGTGACTATACGTTCTCCCAGATATACCAGTGGGATAAAGAGAAGCAGCTCTTCAAAAAATTTAAGGAGATATATGTGCAGGCGCCTCGTTCCTTCACAGCCGTCTCCACTGACaggagagatttcttttttgCATCCAGTttcaaagggaaaacaaagatTTTTGAACACATAGTTGTTGACTTAAGTTTGTGAAGGTGTGATTGGTGAATTTAAAAGACGTGTAGCTTTAGCTATCACAGGAGAGgaccaaggggaaaaaataatccagGTTCACAGGTCTGAAATTACAAATGCACTGGGGAAATAGTTAGAAGTTGTCAAA from the Lagenorhynchus albirostris chromosome 4, mLagAlb1.1, whole genome shotgun sequence genome contains:
- the LGI2 gene encoding leucine-rich repeat LGI family member 2 — translated: MALRRGGGGAPGRLLLLLGAACLIPPSAQVRRLARCPATCSCTKESIICVGSSWVPRIVPGDISSLSLVNGTFSEIKDRMFSHLPSLQLLLLNSNSFTVIRDDAFAGLFHLEYLFIEGNKIETISRNAFRGLRDLTHLSLANNHIKALPRDVFSDLDSLIELDLRGNKFECDCKAKWLYLWLKMTNSTVSDVLCIGPPEYQEKKLNDVTSFDYECTTTDFVVHQTLPYQSVSVDTFNSKNDVYVAIAQPSMENCMVLEWDHIEMNFRSYDNITGQSIVGCKAILIDDQVFVVVAQLFGGSHIYRYDESWTKFVKFQDIEVSRISKPNDIELFQIEDETFFVIADSSKAGLSTVYKWNSKGFYSYQSLHEWFRDTDAEFVEIDGKSHLILSSRSQVPIILQWNKSSKKFVPHSDIPNMEDVLAVKSFRMQNALYLSLTRFIGDSRVMRWNSKQFVEVQALPSRGAMTLQPFSFKENHYLALGSDYTFSQIYQWDKEKQLFKKFKEIYVQAPRSFTAVSTDRRDFFFASSFKGKTKIFEHIVVDLSL